A single Methanolobus sp. ZRKC5 DNA region contains:
- a CDS encoding Lrp/AsnC ligand binding domain-containing protein — protein sequence MVNVLPGSERTAFNELNKIEGIKDIYHVFGEYDFVVVIEVDDLGHLNSIVDLIRETGSVTATQTIVGAELK from the coding sequence ATGGTAAATGTGCTGCCTGGCAGCGAAAGAACCGCTTTTAATGAACTTAACAAAATTGAAGGAATAAAGGACATCTATCACGTGTTTGGTGAGTATGATTTTGTTGTGGTAATTGAGGTGGATGATCTGGGACATCTCAATAGCATTGTAGACTTGATTCGTGAGACCGGGTCTGTCACTGCAACACAAACTATTGTGGGTGCAGAATTGAAGTGA
- a CDS encoding replication factor C large subunit codes for MTVQMEWAEKYRPGTLDDVVGHKKVIVDLMKWSEQWAHGIPESRAVLLHGQAGIGKTSSAYALANDMGWEVIELNASDQRTAGVIEKVAGSASRMQTLTGASTKRLVVLDEADNLHGNSDRGGARAIIDIVKKTNQPIVLIANDLYGISSSLRSLCLELKFGSVQSRSMVPALKKIALNEGLMCGVGVIEKIAETADGDFRSAVNDLQAVALGRTEIDIEDISTSERDNKESIFKVVGRIFKGNDISSAIEATYNLDETPEDLIHWVDENLPYQYTGKGEEALTDDIIQAYSYLSRSDRFLGRVRRRQNYRMWRYAGMLMTGGAVVSKSRNRSGFVRYQAPSLWRKMGQMRSKRNMRNNIAVKVGAHCHESMRYSRLEVAGLYTKLLETDDYAIDVVATLGLEMDELLYLMGAKKVTKKIQAIYDGAQELRKNVFSSDEPVFFVEKKSPKKDPSQLSLDKLPGSNKEGPVTSESSFSKKEPAKKPQKTLFDF; via the coding sequence ATGACTGTGCAGATGGAATGGGCAGAGAAATACCGGCCAGGAACACTTGATGATGTCGTAGGTCATAAAAAAGTGATAGTCGACCTTATGAAGTGGAGTGAGCAATGGGCACATGGCATCCCGGAATCAAGAGCAGTATTGCTTCATGGTCAGGCGGGCATAGGTAAGACATCTTCTGCATATGCACTTGCAAATGATATGGGCTGGGAAGTTATAGAACTCAATGCCAGCGACCAGCGGACTGCAGGTGTGATCGAAAAGGTGGCAGGCTCAGCATCCCGGATGCAAACTCTAACAGGTGCCTCTACCAAAAGGCTGGTTGTACTTGACGAGGCTGATAATCTTCATGGAAATAGTGATCGTGGGGGAGCACGTGCTATTATTGATATTGTTAAAAAAACAAATCAACCCATCGTTCTAATTGCTAACGATCTTTATGGTATATCTTCTTCACTGCGTTCTTTATGCCTTGAGCTGAAGTTCGGTTCCGTTCAATCCCGGTCCATGGTGCCTGCACTCAAGAAAATTGCACTTAATGAGGGCCTGATGTGCGGTGTCGGTGTAATCGAGAAAATAGCTGAGACGGCAGACGGGGATTTCAGGAGTGCTGTAAATGATCTCCAGGCAGTTGCTCTTGGACGTACGGAAATTGACATCGAAGACATCTCTACCTCTGAGCGGGATAATAAAGAGTCCATATTCAAAGTTGTGGGGAGGATCTTCAAGGGAAATGATATTTCTTCTGCTATTGAGGCGACTTATAATCTTGATGAGACTCCTGAGGATCTGATTCATTGGGTGGATGAGAATCTTCCTTACCAGTACACGGGTAAAGGTGAAGAAGCGCTTACGGATGATATTATTCAGGCATATTCTTATCTTTCACGTTCTGATCGTTTTTTGGGACGTGTGCGCAGGCGACAAAATTATCGCATGTGGCGTTATGCGGGCATGCTCATGACTGGTGGAGCAGTTGTTTCAAAATCTCGCAATCGTAGTGGGTTTGTGAGGTACCAGGCACCTTCTCTCTGGCGTAAAATGGGCCAGATGCGTTCTAAAAGGAATATGAGAAATAATATTGCTGTGAAAGTGGGTGCTCATTGTCATGAATCAATGCGGTATTCACGGCTTGAGGTTGCAGGGCTCTATACGAAGCTTTTGGAAACCGATGACTATGCGATAGACGTTGTTGCAACACTTGGACTTGAGATGGATGAATTGCTCTACCTGATGGGTGCTAAAAAGGTCACAAAAAAGATTCAGGCTATTTATGATGGTGCACAGGAGCTGCGAAAGAATGTGTTTTCTTCAGATGAACCAGTCTTTTTCGTAGAAAAAAAGAGTCCTAAAAAAGATCCTTCTCAGTTGAGTCTGGATAAATTGCCGGGTTCAAATAAAGAGGGCCCTGTAACAAGTGAATCTTCCTTTTCTAAAAAGGAACCTGCAAAAAAACCACAAAAGACTCTTTTTGATTTTTAA
- the mtxX gene encoding methanogenesis marker protein Mmp4/MtxX — protein MGSKSTENLLDLIEERALQNKARVAIGVRNPSPKMLKSARDAHEAGYAHVLLVGNKKEIEIIGTELEIIGTNDPERTLGDLLKSGYVDAAVRGTAGASGTLTHLKKILNQENLHRIALLQTSEGTPFFIAPVGIDEGNKLADKIEFIKLGVEYIRRFNIEPVVGILSGGRLGDLGRNLRVDQTLAEGDFIVNRIRELGIDAKHHTILIEDAIKEANFILAPDGISGNLIFRTLVFLGGGDGLGAPILMDDYVFVDTSRVGGHYTKAIMLASALVEKHDIQSVMDKQQQ, from the coding sequence ATGGGATCAAAAAGTACAGAGAACCTCCTTGACCTGATAGAAGAAAGGGCATTACAAAATAAGGCAAGAGTTGCAATAGGAGTGCGTAATCCCAGTCCCAAGATGCTTAAGAGTGCCAGAGATGCACATGAAGCAGGATATGCACACGTGTTACTTGTAGGTAACAAAAAAGAGATAGAGATAATAGGAACTGAGCTTGAGATAATAGGAACCAACGATCCTGAAAGAACACTTGGTGACCTCCTCAAATCCGGATACGTAGATGCGGCAGTCAGAGGAACTGCAGGAGCTTCAGGAACATTGACACACCTCAAAAAAATCCTGAATCAGGAAAACCTGCACAGAATTGCACTGTTGCAAACAAGTGAAGGTACTCCCTTTTTCATCGCACCTGTGGGCATAGATGAAGGAAATAAACTTGCAGATAAAATAGAATTCATAAAACTAGGGGTGGAATACATCCGCAGGTTTAACATCGAACCAGTAGTAGGCATTCTTTCAGGAGGAAGACTGGGTGACCTGGGCCGCAACCTGCGAGTAGACCAGACACTTGCTGAAGGGGACTTCATTGTTAACAGGATAAGAGAACTGGGAATAGACGCAAAGCATCATACGATACTGATAGAGGATGCCATAAAGGAAGCGAATTTCATACTTGCACCAGATGGCATATCAGGCAACCTCATATTCAGGACACTTGTGTTCCTGGGGGGAGGAGACGGACTTGGTGCACCCATATTAATGGATGACTACGTATTTGTCGACACATCCAGAGTCGGAGGGCATTATACCAAAGCAATAATGCTTGCAAGTGCCCTTGTAGAAAAACATGATATACAGTCAGTGATGGATAAACAACAACAATAA